A stretch of the Musa acuminata AAA Group cultivar baxijiao chromosome BXJ2-7, Cavendish_Baxijiao_AAA, whole genome shotgun sequence genome encodes the following:
- the LOC103991034 gene encoding probable indole-3-acetic acid-amido synthetase GH3.1, with amino-acid sequence MPEAPKLVLPPAVVPEEHRQALHFIEDVTANADVVQRRVLVEILSQNAAADYLHRHGLSGRAVPDPDAFKRLVPVVTYEDLQPDILRIAHGDTSPILSGRPISEFLTSSGTSGGERKLMPTIDDELDRRSLLYSLLMPVMSQFVPGLDKGKGMYLLFVKSEARTPGGLVARPVLTSYYKSRHFLSRPFDPYNVYTSPNEAILCSDSYQSMYSQLLCGLIQRTQVVRVGAVFASGFIRAIRFLEKHWPSICRDIRTGELDPDITDRAVREAVACVLRPDPELALQIETECRKGSWQGIISRLWPNTKYVDVIVTGAMAQYIPTLDFYSDCLPLTCTMYASSECYFGLNLDPTCKPSDVSYTLIPTMAYFEFLPIQKCSDNGGVELDHHDLVDLVNVKLGQEYELVVTTYAGLYRYRIGDVLRVAGFKNKAPQFNFIRRKNVALSIDSDKTDEVELHDAVGNAVNNLEPFGASLVEYTSYADTSSIPGHYVLFWELRAGGTPVPPSVFEDCGLTVEESLNSVYRQGRVCDKSIGPLEIRVVAEGTFDKLMDYALSQGASINQYKAPRCVRAGPVVDLLDGRVKSRFFSPKCPKWRPGHKQWNMDDTGI; translated from the exons ATGCCAGAAGCGCCTAAGCTCGTGCTGCCACCAGCTGTGGTTCCGGAGGAGCACCGGCAAGCTCTCCATTTCATCGAAGATGTGACCGCGAACGCCGACGTCGTCCAGCGCCGCGTGCTTGTGGAGATCCTCTCGCAGAACGCCGCCGCCGATTACTTGCACCGTCACGGCCTCTCCGGCCGAGCTGTCCCCGACCCCGACGCCTTCAAGCGCCTCGTCCCGGTCGTCACCTACGAAGATCTCCAGCCCGACATCCTCCGCATCGCGCATGGTGACACCTCCCCCATCCTCTCCGGCCGCCCCATCTCCGAATTCCTCACCAG CTCCGGGACGTCGGGCGGCGAGCGGAAGCTGATGCCGACGATCGACGATGAGCTCGACCGCCGCTCTCTACTCTACAGCTTGCTCATGCCGGTGATGAGCCAATTCGTGCCTGGCCTCGACAAGGGCAAGGGAATGTACCTACTTTTCGTTAAGTCGGAGGCGCGGACTCCCGGTGGCCTCGTCGCCCGCCCCGTGCTCACCAGCTACTACAAGAGCCGCCACTTCCTCAGCCGGCCATTTGACCCCTACAACGTCTACACCAGCCCGAACGAAGCCATCCTCTGCTCGGACTCCTACCAGAGCATGTACTCTCAGCTCCTCTGCGGCCTTATTCAGCGAACCCAGGTGGTTCGCGTTGGCGCCGTCTTTGCATCCGGCTTCATCCGCGCCATACGCTTCCTGGAGAAGCACTGGCCCAGCATCTGCCGCGACATCAGGACCGGCGAGCTCGACCCCGACATCACCGACCGGGCCGTGCGCGAGGCGGTGGCGTGCGTGCTGCGCCCGGATCCGGAGCTGGCGCTGCAGATCGAGACCGAGTGCCGCAAGGGGTCGTGGCAGGGCATCATATCCCGGTTGTGGCCCAACACCAAGTACGTCGACGTGATTGTCACCGGTGCCATGGCACAGTACATCCCGACGCTTGATTTCTACAGCGACTGCCTGCCGCTGACGTGCACGATGTACGCGTCGTCGGAGTGTTACTTCGGGCTCAATCTCGACCCCACGTGCAAGCCCAGTGACGTCTCCTACACGTTGATCCCCACCATGGCCTACTTCGAGTTCCTCCCCATCCAAAAATGCAGCGACAACGGCGGTGTGGAGTTGGATCACCACGACTTGGTCGACCTCGTCAACGTGAAGCTCGGCCAGGAGTACGAGCTCGTCGTCACTACCTACGCTG GGCTGTATCGGTATAGAATCGGTGACGTGCTGAGGGTGGCGGGATTCAAGAACAAGGCACCGCAATTCAACTTCATTCGGCGGAAGAATGTGGCGTTGAGCATCGATTCCGACAAGACCGACGAGGTGGAGCTCCACGACGCAGTGGGTAACGCGGTGAACAACCTGGAGCCATTTGGGGCGTCGCTGGTGGAGTACACCAGCTACGCGGACACGTCGAGCATCCCCGGCCACTACGTGCTGTTTTGGGAACTGCGTGCCGGTGGGACGCCGGTGCCACCCTCGGTGTTCGAGGACTGCGGCCTGACGGTGGAGGAGTCACTGAACAGCGTGTACCGGCAGGGGCGAGTGTGTGACAAGTCGATCGGGCCGCTGGAGATCCGCGTGGTGGCGGAAGGGACGTTCGACAAGCTAATGGACTATGCGCTGAGCCAGGGCGCCTCCATCAACCAGTATAAGGCGCCGCGGTGCGTGCGGGCAGGGCCGGTCGTCGACCTGCTGGATGGGCGAGTGAAGTCCCGGTTCTTCAGCCCCAAGTGTCCCAAATGGCGGCCGGGCCACAAGCAATGGAACATGGACGATACTGGCATCTAA